The following coding sequences are from one Chelonoidis abingdonii isolate Lonesome George chromosome 4, CheloAbing_2.0, whole genome shotgun sequence window:
- the LOC116829951 gene encoding uncharacterized protein LOC116829951 produces the protein MEPGSLVAAGGGQPNRGPCSRVLCRNFARGACRWGQNCWFSHDRKSAQICRYFQNGFCGYGDRCSYQHIQDPPAPAWSRCGSQPALSLSRRGSEPAVRPEAAAGSRGGARRGSEPSVPSVTQLQLNFRQLSTEFEEEEEDKEMVPIPTYPPNGVVGREFVPRQVQRGSRPWDLSLQRTSLAPEAASNKTIVPAPRTLEAAGGLGAAAASVGELRSEDVVCGICMDKVYEKALPEERIFGILPNCSHAYCVGCIRKWRKSREFQNAVIKACPECRVTSSYFIPHKYWVSDTDEKEKLIETFKARTGKIRCKFFARGRGRCPFKSECIYLHELPARVRPPRQRRPCGTGPVAFNPSPSESSEEEDDDVCLFQWALTFALLRGDIDDPDYCHEIFLLDSSDSD, from the exons ATGGAGCCTGGCTCGCTGGTTGCAGCTGGAGGGGGTCAGCCCAACAGGGGCCCCTGCTCCAGGGTCCTGTGCAG GAACTTTGCCCGTGGAGCCTGCAGATGGGGTCAGAATTGCTGGTTCTCACACGACCGGAAGTCAGCTCAGATCTGCAGGTATTTCCAGAATGGGTTCTGCGGCTATGGAGACCGTTGCAG CTACCAGCACATCCAAGACCCTCCAGCCCCTGCTTGGAGCAGATGCGGCTCGCAGCCTGCCTTATCGCTGAGCCGTCGGGGCTCGGAGCCAGCTGTccggccagaagcagcagctgggagcaggggaggagccaggcGTGGGTCGGAGCCCTCTGTCCCTAGTGTgacacagctgcaactgaactTCAGGCAGCTGAGCACAGAgtttgaggaggaagaggaagataaaGAGATGGTCCCCATCCCCACGTATCCCCCAAACGGGGTCGTTGGCAGAGAGTTTGTCCCCAGGCAGGTTCAGCGTG GGTCCCGACCATGGGATCTGAGTTTGCAGAGAACTTCCTTGGCACCAGAGGCTGCATCTAACAAGACGATTGTCCCGGCACCTCGAACCCTAGAG GCAGCTGgtgggctgggagcagctgctgcttcgGTGGGGGAGCTGCGGAGCGAGGACGTGGTGTGCGGCATCTGTATGGACAAGGTCTATGAGAAGGCCTTGCCTGAGGAGCGCATATTCGGCATCCTCCCCAACTGCAGCCACGCCTACTGCGTCGGCTGCATCCGCAAGTGGCGCAAGAGCCGGGAGTTCCAGAACGCAGTGATCAA GGCCTGCCCCGAGTGCCGGGTCACATCCAGCTACTTCATCCCCCACAAATACTGGGTCTCCGACACGGACGAAAAGGAGAAACTGATAGAAACCTTCAAGGCGCGGACAGG GAAAATAAGATGCAAGTTCTTTGCCCGTGGCCGTGGCCGCTGTCCCTTTAAATCGGAGTGCATCTACCTTCATGAGCTCCCGGCCAGGGTGCGGCCCCCTCGACAGAGACGTCCATGTGGGACAGGCCCGGTG GCATTCAATCCCTCTCCCTCTGAGAGCTCTGAGGAGGAGGACGATGACGTGTGCTTGTTCCAATGGGCTCTCACCTTTGCGCTGCTGCGGGGAGACATCGATGATCCAGACTACTGCCATGAGATTTTCCTTTTGGATTCCAGTGACTCAGACTAG